The window CGCACGTGGCCGACATCGACGGGGTCGCGTACGTCGACGACTCCAAGGCGACGAACACCCATGCCGCGGAAGCCTCGTTGGCGGCATATGAACCGATCGTATGGATTGCGGGCGGTCTGGCGAAGGGCGCGACCTTCGACGAACTCGTCGCCACGTCGGCCAAGCGGCTGCGCGGCGCCGTCCTGATCGGTGCCGACCGCGCGCTGATCCGCGAGGCCCTCGCGCGACACGCCCCGGAAGTACCCGTGGTGGACCTCGACCGGACCGACACTGGGGCGATGCTCCAGGCGGTGACGGAAGCGAAGCGGCTCGCTCAGCCCGGCGACACGGTGCTGCTGGCCCCGGCCTGCGCCTCCATGGACATGTTCACCAACTACAACCAGCGCGGTGACGCTTTCGCGGCGGCGGTCCGCGAACTGCGCGCCTGACCCCGGCCGCCCGCCGGGCGGATCTAGGGAGGGACGCGTGGGACGGTCGACGCGCAGCGGAGGCGCCGATGCCCAGTAGCCGTACCGGCCGGCCACCCGTGCAGCGGGCGTCCCGGCGCCCGGCCGTGTCCCGTCCCGCGCGCGAGAACCCCGTACAGCGCTTCTACGGGCGCGCGAAACGGGCCTGGGACCGGCCGCTGACCGCCTACTACCTGATCCTCGGCGGCAGCGTGCTGATCACCGTGCTGGGTCTGGTGATGGTCTACTCGGCCTCCCAGATCACCGCGCTGCAGCTGTCGCTGCCCGGGTCGTACTTCTTCCGCAAGCAGGCGCTCGCCGCGCTCATCGGCGGCGCGCTGCTGTTCGCCGCCTCCCGGATGCCGGTGAAGCTGCACCGGGCCCTGGCCTACCCGATCCTCGCCGGCGCCGTGTTCCTGATGGTCCTGGTGCAGGTACCCGGGATAGGGATGGCGGTCAACGGGAACCAGAACTGGATCTCCCTCGGCGGCTCCTTCCAGATCCAGCCCAGCGAGTTCGGCAAGCTCGCCCTCGTGCTGTGGGGCGCGGACCTGATCGCCCGCAAGCAGGACAAGAAGCTGCTGACCCAGTGGAAGCACATGCTGGTGCCCCTGGTGCCGGTCGCCTTCATGCTGCTCGGGCTGATCATGCTCGGCGGCGACATGGGCACCGCGATCATTCTCACGGCGATCCTGTTCGGCCTGCTCTGGCTCGCGGGCGCGCCGACCCGGCTGTTCGCCGGCGTGCTGTCGATCGCCGGCCTGATCGGTGTGGTCCTGATCAAGACCAGCCCCAACCGGATGGCCCGTCTCGCCTGCATCGGCGCCACGGAACCCAAGGCGGGCGTCGCCGACTGCTGGCAGGCCGTGCACGGCATCTACGCCCTGGCCTCCGGCGGACTCTTCGGATCCGGTCTCGGCGCAAGTGTGGAAAAATGGGGCCAACTCCCCGAAGCCCACACCGACTTCATCTTCGCCGTCACCGGTGAGGAACTGGGCCTGTCGGGGACGCTGTCGGTACTCGCCCTGTTCGCGGCTCTAGGCTATGCGGGTATCCGCGTGGCCGGACGCACGGAGGACCCCTTCGTGAGGTACGCCGCGGGAGGTGTGACCACCTGGATCACCGCCCAGGCGGTGATCAACATCGGTGCGGTGCTCGGCCTGCTGCCGATCGCCGGCGTCCCCCTCCCGCTGTTCTCCTACGGAGGGTCCGCCCTGCTGCCGACCATGTTCGCCATCGGGTTGCTGATCGCCTTCGCGCGCGACGAGCCCGCTGCGCGGGCGGCGCTTGCGACGCGGCAACCTCGCTTTGGTAGAAAGCGGGCGGGAGGCTCCGGTGCCGAGCGGGGGCCTCGGAGATGGAACACGATGCGACGGCGTGCCACAGCGGCGCGTTCGTCCGGAGAGCGGTGAATTTCGGTGCATGTCGTACTCGCCGGTGGGGGGACCGCCGGCCACATCGAGCCAGCGCTCGCCCTCGCGGACGCCCTGCGCAGGCAGGACCCGACCGTGGGAATCACGGCCCTGGGCACGGAGCGCGGTCTGGAGACGCGGCTCGTCCCGGAGCGCGGCTACGAGCTGGCGCTGATCCCGGCGGTGCCGCTGCCGCGCAAGCCCACCCCTGAACTGATCACGGTCCCGGGCCGGCTGCGCGGCACGATCAAGGCCGCCGAGCAGATCCTGGAGCGCACCAAGGCGGACGCCGTGGTCGGCTTCGGCGGCTACGTCGCCCTGCCCGCCTACCTGGCCGCCAAGCGGCTCGGTGTGCCCATCGTGATCCACGAGGCCAACGCCCGCCCGGGCCTGGCCAACAAGATCGGCTCGCGATACGCGGCCCGGGTCGCCGTCTCCACCCCGGACAGCAAGCTGCGCGACGCCCGCTACATCGGCATCCCGCTGCGCCGCTCGATCGCCACCCTGGACCGCGCCGCCGTGCGCCCGGAGGCACGCGCCCGATTCGGCCTCGACCCGAACCTGCCCACGCTGCTCGTGTCCGGCGGCTCCCAGGGCGCCCGGCGGCTGAACGAGGTCGTCCAGCAGGTCGCCCCGTGGCTCCAGCAGGCCGGCATCCAGATCCTGCACGCGGTCGGCCCGAAGAACGAACTGCCGCAGGTGCACCAGATGCCGGGGATGCCCCCCTATCTCCCGGTAAGTTACCTGGACCGGATGGACCTCGCGTACGCCGCGGCCGACATGATGCTCTGCCGCGCGGGCGCGATGACCGTCGCCGAACTCTCCGCCGTCGGGCTCCCGGCCGCCTACGTCCCGCTGCCCATCGGCAACGGCGAACAGCGGCTGAACGCCCAGCCGGTGGTCAAGGCGGGCGGCGGGCTCCTCGTCGACGACGCGGAGCTCACGCCCGAGTGGGTGCAGCAGAACGTCCTGCCCGTGCTCGGCGACCCGCACCGGCTCTACGAGATGTCCCGCGCGGCAAGCGAGTTCGGCCGCCGGGACGCCGACGAACTGCTCGTCGGCATGGTGTACGAGGCGATCGCCTCACGCCGTTAGGACCATATGACGAAAGGGCAGTGAGCGTGGCCGGACCGACGACCGCCGAGCGCGGTGACCGCCAGCAGGAGTCGTCCGGCCCGCCGCCCGCCCGGGGGCTCGGAGGGCGGCGCCTGCGCGCGCTCGCCGTCCTGGCCGTGCTCGTCATCCTCCTGGGCGCCGGTGGCACTTGGGCGCTGTACGGCTCCCACTGGCTGCGCGTCGGGCACGTCTCGGTGTCCGGCACGCGTGTGCTGACCCCGGCGGAGGTGCGCGAGGCGGCCGCCGTTCCGGTGGGTGCCCCGATGATTTCCGTCGGCACGGACACCATCGAAGCCCGACTTCGCCGGAAATTGCCCCGAATTGACACCGTCGACGTGGTGCGTGCCTGGCCGCACGGAATCGGCCTGAAAGTGGTGGAGCGCACTCCGGTGCTGCTTGTCCGAAAAGGCGGCGATTTCGTCGAAGTCGACGACGACGGTGTCCGGTTCGCCACGGTTCCGGACGCGCCGAGGGGCGTTCCGATGCTGGAAATGTCCGTCTCGCGCACCGGTTCGGGCGCCGCGAGTTTCCGGCGCTTCGGGACCGACCGGCTCGTGGTCGAGGCGGTCCGGGTCGCCGGTGAGCTGCCGGCCGCGGTCGCACGGGGCACCCGGGCCGTCCAAGTCCGCTCCTACGACGCCATCTCGCTGGCCCTGGCCGACGGGCGCACGGTCGCCTGGGGAAGCGGCGAGAACGGCCGCGCCAAGGCACGAGCCCTCACAGCACTCATGAAAGCAGCTCCCGGTGCGCGGCACTTCGACGTGAGTGTCCCCACCGCCCCTGCGTCATCGGCGAGTTGACGCACATCAGCGCAGGCCAGCACCCTGGTTGGGCACCGCTACGGCTGATCACATAGGGTGAAAAGAAAAACGGGAGGTTCGGCGTGTTCGTTGAACGGGCGCCACTTGTCGACTTAGTGTCCTGTTCAGAGACTTCAAGGAACAGACACACTGGTAACCCTAAACTTCAGGGTTAGGGTTCGGGTCGGCGCTACGGACCGTCCCATTCGGCATCTGTCGTACCGGCGCGGGGAACCCCGCACCGCGACGACAACGTAATTCGAGGCGAGAGGCCTTCGACGTGGCAGCACCGCAGAACTACCTCGCAGTCATCAAGGTCATCGGTGTCGGCGGCGGTGGTGTCAATGCCATCAACCGGATGATCGAGGTCGGTCTCAAGGGCGTCGAGTTCATCGCCATCAACACCGACGCACAGGCGCTGTTGATGAGCGACGCCGACGTCAAGCTCGACGTCGGCCGTGAACTCACCCGCGGACTCGGCGCCGGAGCCAACCCGGCCGTCGGCCGCAAGGCCGCCGAGGACCACCGCGAGGAGATCGAGGAGGTCCTCAAGGGGGCCGACATGGTCTTCGTGACGGCCGGTGAGGGCGGCGGCACCGGCACCGGCGGCGCGCCGGTGGTGGCCAACATCGCGCGCTCCCTCGGCGCCCTCACCATCGGTGTGGTGACGCGCCCGTTCACCTTCGAGGGACGGCGCCGCGCGAACCAGGCCGAGGACGGCATCGCAGAACTGCGCGAAGAGGTCGACACCCTCATCGTCATCCCCAACGACCGGCTGCTGTCCATCTCGGACCGCCAGGTCTCGGTCCTGGACGCCTTCAAGTCCGCGGACCAGGTCCTGCTCTCCGGTGTCCAGGGCATCACCGACCTCATCACCACCCCCGGTCTGATCAACCTCGACTTCGCCGACGTCAAGTCGGTCATGTCCGAGGCCGGTTCGGCCCTCATGGGCATCGGTTCGGCCCGCGGCGACGACCGGGCGGTGGCCGCGGCCGAGATGGCGATCTCCTCGCCGCTGCTGGAGGCGTCCATCGACGGCGCCCGCGGTGTGCTGCTCTCCATCTCCGGCGGCTCCGACCTCGGCCTCTTCGAGATCAACGAGGCCGCCCAGCTGGTCAGCGAGGCCGCCCACCCCGAGGCCAACATCATCTTCGGCGCGGTCATCGACGACGCCCTCGGCGACGAGGTCCGGGTCACCGTGATCGCGGCCGGCTTCGACGGCGGCCAGCCGCCGGCCCGCCGGGACAACGTGCTCGGCTCGGCCTCCGCCTCCTCGTCCTCCGCGCCCCGCCGCGACGAGCCAGCCCCGGCGCGGCCGGCCGAGCCCAGCCGCCCGTCCTTCGGCTCGCTCGGCAGCGTGAAGCCGAAGGAGGAGCCGGAGCAGGCGCCCGAGCCGGTGGCCGAGATCCCGGTCGTCCCGCCGGTCACCCCGGCCCCCCGCACCTACACGGACAGCGGGGCCGAGGAGCTGGACGTGCCGGACTTCCTCAAGTGATAGGACAGCGCGAGAGCGTGAGCGGCGCGCACTTCGCCTTCACCGACCGGTGGGGCGGGGTGAGCGCCGCTCCGTATGAGGAGCTCAACCTCGGCGGCGCGGTCGGCGACACGCCCGAGGCGGTGCGGGGCAACCGGGAGCTGGCGGCGAAGTCGCTGGGCCTGGAAGCCGGCCGGGTCGTCTGGATGAACCAGGTGCACGGCGCCGACGTGGCCGTGGTCGACGAGCCCTGGGGTGAGCGGCCGGTGCCGGAGGTGGACGCGATCGTCACCGTCCGTCGCGGACTCGCACTCGCGGTCCTCACCGCCGACTGCGTGCCGGTACTGCTGGCCGACCCCGTCGCCGGGGTGGTGGCCGCCGCCCACGCCGGCCGGCCCGGCATGACCAAGGGGGTCGTCACCGCCGCCGTGCGGGCCATGACCGGACTCGGTGCCGAACCGGAGCGCATCGTCGCCCGCACCGGACCGGCCGTGTGCGGCCGGTGTTACGAGGTGCCGGAGCAGATGCGCGCAGAGGTGGCCGCCGTCGAGCCGGCGGCGCACGCTGTAACCGGCTGGGGCACGCCGGCGGTCGACGTGAGCGCCGGGGTGCACGCGCAGCTCGACCGGCTCGGGGTGTGCGACCGGGCGCAGTCGCCGGTGTGCACGCTGGAGTCGGACGACCACTTCTCGTACCGCCGTGACCGCACGACCGGGCGGCTCGCGGGCTATGTGTGGCTGGACTGATGGGGCATGACGGACCGTAGAACCGAACTCGCCGCGAATCTGGCGAAGGTGGAGGAGCGCATCACCGCCGCGTGCGTGGCGGCCGGGCGCGAGCGGGAGGAGGTGACCCTGATCGTGGTCACCAAGACCTACCCGGCGAGCGATGTGCGGATCCTGTCGGAGCTCGGCGTGCGCCACGTCGCCGAGAACCGCGACCAGGACGCGGCGCCGAAGGCGCAGGCCTGTGCCGATCTGCCCCTCTCGTGGCACTTCGTCGGCCAGCTCCAGACCAACAAGGTCCGCTCCGTGGTCGGATACGCCGACGTCGTGCAGTCCGTCGACCGCTCCCGGCTGGTCACGACGCTGTCGAAGGAGGCGGTGCGGGCCGGGCGCGAGGTGGGCTGCCTGATCCAGGTCGCGCTCGACGCCGGCGCGAGCGGCCGCGGCGAGCGCGGTGGGATCGGCCCCGACGGAATCGAAGAGTTGGCCGATCTGGTGGCGCGGGCCGACGGGCTGCGGCTCGACGGACTGATGACCGTCGCCCCGCTCTCCGGGGAGTACGCGGGGCGCGAACAGGCGGCGTTCGGGCGGCTCATGGATTTGTCGACTGACCTGCGCCGAGCCCATCCGGCTGCAACCATGGTGTCCGCAGGGATGAGTGCGGACCTCGAACAGGCCGTGGCGGCCGGAGCGACACATGTGCGCGTCGGCACTGCGGTACTCGGAGTCCGACCCAGGCTCCGGTAACGTCGCCAAGAAGTCGGACCACAGCAGAAAATATGGTCAATGCCTAGGGAACCGGGCACAACGACCTCGTGGATCGCAGGCACTTGGCAGTCGTCAGCCGATCCACCACAGAGCGGAGGACTCAGAGCATGGCCGGCGCGATGCGCAAGATGGCGGTCTACCTCGGCCTCGTGGAGGACGATGGGTACGACGGCCGCGGATTCGACCCCGACGACGACTTCGAGCCCGAACTGGACCCGGAGCCCGAGCGGGACCACCGACGGCACGAGCCGTCCCACCAGGCGCACGGTGCACATCAGTCCCAAAGGGACGAAGAGGTGCGAATCGTGCAACCGCCCGCGCAGCGCGAGCCGATGGCCCGAGCGACCTCGCTCGCCGCGGAATCCGGACGTCCGGCGCGTATCGCGCCCGTGGCATCCATCACACAAGAACGCCAGTCCCTGGAGAAGAACGCACCGGTGATCATGCCCAAGGTCGTGTCGGAACGAGAGCCGTACCGGATCACCACGCTTCACCCCCGGACGTACAACGAGGCCCGTACCATCGGGGAACACTTCCGTGAGGGCACCCCGGTGATCATGAATCTGACTGAGATGGATGACACAGACGCAAAGCGACTTGTCGACTTTGCGGCCGGTTTGGTGTTTGGTCTTCACGGCAGCATCGAGCGGGTGACGCAGAAGGTGTTCCTGTTGTCTCCTGCTAACGTCGATGTCACGGCGGAGGACAAGGCCCGCATCGCAGAGGGCGGGTTCTTCAACCAGAGCTGAGAAGCACCACCAGACCAAGTGCGGAAGAGCACGGAGCAGGGGAGAGGGAAACGCAGGCCATGAGCGTGTTCGCGCAGGTGATCTACATCGCGCTGATGGTGTTCCTCGTCGTGCTCATCTTCCGGCTGGTCATGGATTACGTGTTCCAGTTCGCCCGCTCGTGGCAACCCGGCAAGGCGATGGTGGTCGTACTGGAGGCCACCTACACTGTCACCGATCCACCGTTGAAGCTTCTGCGGCGGTTCATCCCGCCGCTGCGTCTCGGGGGCGTGGCGCTCGACCTGTCCTTCTTCGTGCTGATGATCATCGTCTACATTCTCATCTCCCTCACGAGCCTAGCGAGATGAATGTGGACGATACGGTCTTGCCGACTGCCGATGACTACGTTGAGGTGAAGAGATGCCGTTGACCCCCGAGGACGTGCGGAACAAGCAGTTCACGACCGTCCGCCTCCGAGAAGGCTATGACGAGGACGAGGTCGATGCCTTCCTCGACGAGGTCGAAGCCGAACTGACCCGTCTGCTCCGCGAGAACGAGGACCTGCGCGCCAAGCTGGCCGCGGCCACGCGCGCTGCTGCCCAGAACCAGCAGAACATGCGCAAGCCTCCGGAGCAGGACCAGCAGCATCCTCAGCAGCAGGGCATGCGAGGTCCCGGCGCGCCGGTGCCCGCCGGCATATCGGGCCCGCCGCAGCAGCAGATGGGTGGCCCCATGGGTGGCCCGCCCCAGCTGCCGAGCGGTGCCCCGCAGCTGCCTGCCGGCCCCAGCGGCCAGGGCGGCCCGCAGGGTCCCGGCCCGATGGGTCAGGGTCCGATGGGCCAGGGTCCGATGGGTCAGGGTCCGATGGGTCAGGGCCCCATGGGTCAGGGCCCCATGGGCGGTCAGCCGCCCATGCAGCAGCAGATGGGTGGCCCGATGGGCGGCCCCATGGGCGGTCCGATGGGCGGCCCCGGTCAGGGCCCCGGTGGCGACAGCGCCGCCCGTGTCCTCTCGCTGGCTCAGCAGACCGCCGACCAGGCGATCGCCGAGGCCCGCTCCGAGGCCAACAAGATCGTCGGTGAGGCCCGCAGCCGCGCCGAGGGTCTGGAGCGTGACGCCCGCGCCAAGGCCGACGCCCTGGAGCGGGACGCGCAGGAGAAGCACCGCGTCGCCATGGGCTCCCTGGAGTCCGCCCGCGCCACGCTGGAGCGCAAGGTCGAGGACCTGCGCGGCTTCGAGCGCGAGTACCGCACGCGTCTGAAGTCGTACCTCGAGTCCCAGCTGCGTCAGCTGGAGACCCAGGCCGACGACTCCCTGGCGCCGCCGCGTACTCCGGCGACCGCGTCGCTGCCGCCGTCCCCGGCGCCCTCCATGGCTCCGGCCGGCGCGAGCGCCCCGTCCTACGGCGGCAACCAGACGATGGGCGGCTCGTCCGCTCCGTCCGCCCCGTCCTACGGCGGCCAGCAGCAGATGACCCCGGCCATGACCCAGCCCATGGCCCCGGTCCGTCCGCAGGGTCCGTCCCCGATGGGCCAGGCTCCCTCGCCGATGCGCGGGTTCCTGATCGACGAGGACGACAACTGAGCACCGGGCACGGTGTGTAGTACGCCATAGGCGTCGGCAGAGTTCAGGGCGGGACCCCGGATCGCACGATCCGGGGTCCCGCCCTTTTTACGCGTGTTGAGACCGGCTCCTGGAGAAGGGCCCGGACACGGAGAAGGGCCCGGCCTCCGAACGGAGACCGGGCCCTTCTCCGGAGTCGGGCGCCTACGCCTTGCGCAGTCGGAAGACCAGGCTCAGCCCCTCGTCCGTGAAGGCGGATCCGTACGTGTCGTCGGCGTCGCCCTGCGCGAAGTCGGCGGCCAGCACCTCATCGGCGATCAACTCGCTGTGCTCGGACAGCGCGGCGATCACCGCGGGGTCGGTCGAGGTCCAGCGCAGCGCGATCCGGTCGGCCACGTCGAGGCCGCTGTTCTTGCGGGCCTCCTGGATCAGCCGGATCGCGTCACGGGCCAGACCGGCCTGCCGCAGCTCTTCGGTGATCTCCAGGTCCAGGGCGACCGTCGCGCCGGAGTCGGAGGCCACCGACCAGCCCTCGCGCGGGGTCTCGGTGATGATCACCTCGTCCGGGGCGAGAGCGACCGTCTCGCCGTCGACCTCCACGGACGCCGTGCCCTCGCGCAGCGCGAGGGACAGCGCGGCCGCGTCGGCGCCGGCGATCGCCTTGGCCACGTCCTGCACCCGCTTGCCGAACCGCTTGCCGAGCGCCCGGAAGTTGGCCTTGGCGGTGGTGTCCACCAGGGAACCGCCGACCTCGGACAGCGACGCCAGGGCGGAGACGTTCAGCTCCTCGGTGATCTGCGTGTGCAGCTCGCGGTCCAGGGAGTCGAAACCGCTCGCCGCGATCAGCGCGCGGGACAGCGGCTGGCGGGTCTTGACGCCCGACTCCGCGCGCGTGGCGCGGCCCAGCTCCACCAGCCGGCGCACCAGAACCATCTGCCGGGACAGCTCCGGGTCGATGGCGGAGAGGTCCGCCTCCGGCCAGGGGGCCAGGTGCACGGACTCCGGCGAGCCCGGGGTGACCGGGACGATCAGGTCCTGCCACACCCGCTCGGTGATGAACGGGGTGATCGGCGCCATCAGCTTGGTGACCGTCTCCAGCACCTCGTGCAGAGTGCGCAGCGCGGCCTTGTCGCCCTGCCAGAAGCGGCGGCGCGAACGGCGGACGTACCAGTTGGACAGGTCGTCCACGAACGCCGAGAGCAGCTTGCCGGCGCGCTGGGTGTCGTACGCCTCCAGCGCCTGGGTCACCTGGTCGGTGAGCGCGTGCAGCTCGGACAGCAGCCAGCGGTCGATCAGCGGGCGCTCGGCCGGGGCCGGATCCGCGGCGCTGGGCGCCCAGTTCGACGTACGGGCGTACAGGGCCTGGAAGGCGACCGTGTTCCAGTACGTGAGGAGCGTCTTGCGGACGACCTCCTGGATGGTGCCGTGGCCGACCCGGCGGGCCGCCCACGGGGAGCCGCCGGCCGCCATGAACCAGCGGACCGCGTCCGCGCCGTGCTGGTCCATGAGCGGGATCGGCTGCAGGATGTTGCCCAGGTGCTTGGACATCTTGCGGCCGTCCTCGGCGAGGATGTGGCCGAGGCAGACGACGTTCTCGTACGACGACTTGTCGAAGACCAGGGTGCCGACGGCCATCAGCGTGTAGAACCAGCCGCGGGTCTGGTCGATCGCCTCGGAGATGAACTGGGCCGGGTAACGGCTCTCGAACAGCTCCTTGTTCTTGTACGGGTAGCCCCACTGCGCGAACGGCATAGAACCCGAGTCGTACCAGGCGTCGATGACCTCCGGCACGCGCGTGGCGGGCTTCGCGCACTGCGGGCACGCGAAGGTGACGTCATCGATGAACGGGCGGTGCGGGTCGAGGGCCGACTGGTCCGTGCCGGTCAGCTCGGTCAGCTCCGCGCGGGAGCCGACGCAGGTGAGGTGGTCGTCCTCGCAGCGCCAGATCGGCAGCGGGGTGCCCCAGTAGCGGTTGCGGGACAGCGCCCAGTCGATGTTGTTGTTCAGCCAGTCGCCGAAGCGGCCGTGCTTGACCGTGTCCGGGAACCAGTTGGTGCCCTCGTTCTCCTGGATGAGGCGGTCCTTGATCGCCGTCGTGCGGATGTACCAGGAGGGCTGCGCGTAGTAGAGCAGCGCGGTGTGGCAGCGCCAGCAGTGCGGGTAGCTGTGTTCGTACGGCAGGTGCTTGAAGAGGAGGCCGCGCTGCTGAAGGTCCTCGGTGAGCCGTTCGTCCGCCTTCTTGAAGAAGACGCCGCCGACCAGCGGGACGTCCTCCTCGAAGGTGCCGTCCGGGCGGACCGGGTTGACCACGGGCAGGCCGTAGGCGCGGCAGACCTTGAGGTCGTCCTCACCGAAGGCCGGGGACTGGTGGACCAGGCCCGTACCGTCCTCGGTCGTCACGTACTCGGCGTTCACCACGTAGTGCGCCGGCTCCGGGAACTCCACGAGCTCGAACGGGCGCCGGTAGGTCCAGCGCTCCATCTCGGCGCCGGTGAAGGACTGGCCGGTCGGCTCCCAGCCCTCGCCGAGCGCCTTGGCGACCAGCGGCTCGGCGACGACGATCTTCTCCTGGCCGTCGGTCGCGACGACGTAGGTGACCTCGGGGTGCGCGGCGACCGCCGTGTTGGACACCAGGGTCCAGGGGGTCGTCGTCCACACCAGCAGCGAGGCCTCGCCGGCGAGCGGGCCGGAGGTGAGCGGGAAGCGGACGTACACGGACGGGTCGACGACCGTCTCGTAGCCCTGGGCCAGCTCGTGGTCGGACAGGCCGGTGCCGCAGCGGGGGCACCAGGGGGCGACGCGGTGGTCCTGGACCAGCAGCCCCTTGCCGAAGATCTCCTTCAGCGACCACCACACCGACTCCACGTACTCGGGGTCCATGGTGCGGTAGGCGTCGTCCAGGTCGACCCAGTAGCCCATGCGGGTCGTCAGCTCGGCGAAGGCGTCGGTGTGCCGGGTCACGGACTCACGGCACTTGGCGTTGAACTCGGCGATGCCGTACGCCTCGATGTCCTGCTTGCCGGAGAAGCCCAGCTCCTTCTCGACGGCCAGCTCGACGGGCAGGCCGTGGCAGTCCCAGCCGGCCTTGCGGGCCACGTGGTAGCCGCGCATGGTGCGGAAGCGGGGGAAGACGTCCTTGAAGACGCGCGCCTCGATGTGGTGGGCGCCCGGCATGCCGTTGGCGGTGGGCGGCCCCTCGTAGAACACCCATTCCGGGCGGCCCTCGGACTGCTCCAGGCTCTTGCTGAAGATCTTCTGGTCGCGCCAGAAGTCGAGCACCGCGTGCTCAAGCGCGGGCAGGTCGACCTGGGCGGGCACCTGGCGGTACGTCGGCGCTGTCATCTGCGAGCATCCTCCAACGGACTTGCTGCCTTCCGTCGGAGGGACGAGAGCCTTCGTTCCTGTCTACGCCGTGTGCGGCGCGCTCCCGCGGTACCACCCTCCTTGGCCCTCCGCCGCGCCGTACACGCCGGTGAGCCCCCTCATTGGGGTCGCGAAGCCGGTTCTACTCGCCTCGGCCCGTGGGCTGCGGCTTTCCTCCGGCGGCTCCGGGGTGATCTTCACGTCGCGCTGACCCCCGGGCTCACACCGTCCCCGGGTCGCTCTCGGCCGCCTACGCCGCTACTCGTCCCCATCCACGCTTTTCGCTCCGCCCAGTGTACGGCGCCGCGCGGACCGTGGCCGACCGGATTTCCGGGTGGTGGGAGCACCGGCCGGGGTGACCCGAATGGCGAGGGGGTGGCCGGGCTCCTGCCGTGCGGGTACGGCTCGGCGGATTACCCGGCGGGGAGCTGGGCACAACGGATGCAGGCCCGCTGCGCGGGGGGTGCGGGCGGGCGAATCGGGCGGTGTGCCCCGTTGCCGCGGGACTCAAGTCGATTTATCGTCCCAGCACGATTCGCGTGCGAGATCACAATATGTGAAGGGGCCGCGGCCATGGTGGCGAAAAAGACCGCCGTAGAGCAGCCGGCGACCAGCCGGCCCAGGGGCGCGGCCGCCTCCGGCGCCGAGAAGAAGGGCACGCGCGCGGGGGCGCCGAGCACGGCGGCGAAGGAGACGGCCGCGACCGCGAAGAAGAGGGCCGTGCGGGGGTCGGCCGAGGCGACGGTCACTGCACACGCGGACGACCGGAAGACCGCGGGGAAGAAGCAGGCCGGAAAGGCCGCGGCGAGGACGAGGCCCTTCGACGAGAGGACGGGCGTCGCCGAGAGCACGGCTGCGGAAGGCACCCCCGCGCGTACGGCGGCCTCGCGGACGGCCGCGAAGAAGCCACGGGCCAGGACGACACCGGACGAGAGGGCGGCCGCTGAGAAGCGGCCGGGCGACGCGGTGCCCGCCAGGAAGCCGCGGGCCGAGAAGGCCAGGGCCCACGA of the Streptomyces sp. 1222.5 genome contains:
- the ftsW gene encoding putative lipid II flippase FtsW: MPSSRTGRPPVQRASRRPAVSRPARENPVQRFYGRAKRAWDRPLTAYYLILGGSVLITVLGLVMVYSASQITALQLSLPGSYFFRKQALAALIGGALLFAASRMPVKLHRALAYPILAGAVFLMVLVQVPGIGMAVNGNQNWISLGGSFQIQPSEFGKLALVLWGADLIARKQDKKLLTQWKHMLVPLVPVAFMLLGLIMLGGDMGTAIILTAILFGLLWLAGAPTRLFAGVLSIAGLIGVVLIKTSPNRMARLACIGATEPKAGVADCWQAVHGIYALASGGLFGSGLGASVEKWGQLPEAHTDFIFAVTGEELGLSGTLSVLALFAALGYAGIRVAGRTEDPFVRYAAGGVTTWITAQAVINIGAVLGLLPIAGVPLPLFSYGGSALLPTMFAIGLLIAFARDEPAARAALATRQPRFGRKRAGGSGAERGPRRWNTMRRRATAARSSGER
- the murG gene encoding undecaprenyldiphospho-muramoylpentapeptide beta-N-acetylglucosaminyltransferase; this encodes MHVVLAGGGTAGHIEPALALADALRRQDPTVGITALGTERGLETRLVPERGYELALIPAVPLPRKPTPELITVPGRLRGTIKAAEQILERTKADAVVGFGGYVALPAYLAAKRLGVPIVIHEANARPGLANKIGSRYAARVAVSTPDSKLRDARYIGIPLRRSIATLDRAAVRPEARARFGLDPNLPTLLVSGGSQGARRLNEVVQQVAPWLQQAGIQILHAVGPKNELPQVHQMPGMPPYLPVSYLDRMDLAYAAADMMLCRAGAMTVAELSAVGLPAAYVPLPIGNGEQRLNAQPVVKAGGGLLVDDAELTPEWVQQNVLPVLGDPHRLYEMSRAASEFGRRDADELLVGMVYEAIASRR
- a CDS encoding cell division protein FtsQ/DivIB, with translation MAGPTTAERGDRQQESSGPPPARGLGGRRLRALAVLAVLVILLGAGGTWALYGSHWLRVGHVSVSGTRVLTPAEVREAAAVPVGAPMISVGTDTIEARLRRKLPRIDTVDVVRAWPHGIGLKVVERTPVLLVRKGGDFVEVDDDGVRFATVPDAPRGVPMLEMSVSRTGSGAASFRRFGTDRLVVEAVRVAGELPAAVARGTRAVQVRSYDAISLALADGRTVAWGSGENGRAKARALTALMKAAPGARHFDVSVPTAPASSAS
- the ftsZ gene encoding cell division protein FtsZ, translated to MAAPQNYLAVIKVIGVGGGGVNAINRMIEVGLKGVEFIAINTDAQALLMSDADVKLDVGRELTRGLGAGANPAVGRKAAEDHREEIEEVLKGADMVFVTAGEGGGTGTGGAPVVANIARSLGALTIGVVTRPFTFEGRRRANQAEDGIAELREEVDTLIVIPNDRLLSISDRQVSVLDAFKSADQVLLSGVQGITDLITTPGLINLDFADVKSVMSEAGSALMGIGSARGDDRAVAAAEMAISSPLLEASIDGARGVLLSISGGSDLGLFEINEAAQLVSEAAHPEANIIFGAVIDDALGDEVRVTVIAAGFDGGQPPARRDNVLGSASASSSSAPRRDEPAPARPAEPSRPSFGSLGSVKPKEEPEQAPEPVAEIPVVPPVTPAPRTYTDSGAEELDVPDFLK
- the pgeF gene encoding peptidoglycan editing factor PgeF, with the translated sequence MIGQRESVSGAHFAFTDRWGGVSAAPYEELNLGGAVGDTPEAVRGNRELAAKSLGLEAGRVVWMNQVHGADVAVVDEPWGERPVPEVDAIVTVRRGLALAVLTADCVPVLLADPVAGVVAAAHAGRPGMTKGVVTAAVRAMTGLGAEPERIVARTGPAVCGRCYEVPEQMRAEVAAVEPAAHAVTGWGTPAVDVSAGVHAQLDRLGVCDRAQSPVCTLESDDHFSYRRDRTTGRLAGYVWLD
- a CDS encoding YggS family pyridoxal phosphate-dependent enzyme, with amino-acid sequence MTDRRTELAANLAKVEERITAACVAAGREREEVTLIVVTKTYPASDVRILSELGVRHVAENRDQDAAPKAQACADLPLSWHFVGQLQTNKVRSVVGYADVVQSVDRSRLVTTLSKEAVRAGREVGCLIQVALDAGASGRGERGGIGPDGIEELADLVARADGLRLDGLMTVAPLSGEYAGREQAAFGRLMDLSTDLRRAHPAATMVSAGMSADLEQAVAAGATHVRVGTAVLGVRPRLR
- a CDS encoding cell division protein SepF; the protein is MAGAMRKMAVYLGLVEDDGYDGRGFDPDDDFEPELDPEPERDHRRHEPSHQAHGAHQSQRDEEVRIVQPPAQREPMARATSLAAESGRPARIAPVASITQERQSLEKNAPVIMPKVVSEREPYRITTLHPRTYNEARTIGEHFREGTPVIMNLTEMDDTDAKRLVDFAAGLVFGLHGSIERVTQKVFLLSPANVDVTAEDKARIAEGGFFNQS